A window of the Candidatus Thermoplasmatota archaeon genome harbors these coding sequences:
- a CDS encoding GNAT family N-acetyltransferase has product MDEEPTREGPLFRQFRADDMDACSRLAWDAWVAGSDKSDEFADPRVMEGYVRTFVVRSNWTEVAHDSHGVTGLLFGRIGSLKGKAGSRSLSSKLGMIPQFLFGTHGQHVSPVLLWHFFMTEFKVLVNVPRSDAEVNLIIVDPKYQGKGLGKKLIERFVGAARDARCRLVTLYTDDQASNWRFYEVIGFRKVATFHDGLTSYFVERDAKGIVYVLDVK; this is encoded by the coding sequence ATGGACGAAGAACCAACTCGTGAAGGGCCTTTGTTCCGTCAGTTCAGGGCGGATGACATGGACGCATGCTCTCGTCTCGCCTGGGACGCGTGGGTCGCTGGCTCGGACAAGAGTGACGAGTTCGCAGATCCGCGGGTGATGGAGGGTTATGTGCGGACATTCGTGGTCCGCTCGAACTGGACCGAGGTCGCGCACGATTCCCACGGCGTGACCGGGCTCCTGTTCGGCAGGATCGGAAGCCTCAAAGGCAAGGCAGGATCCAGATCATTGTCCAGTAAGCTCGGGATGATCCCGCAATTCCTCTTCGGCACCCACGGCCAACACGTCTCACCGGTCCTCCTCTGGCACTTCTTCATGACGGAGTTCAAGGTGCTCGTGAACGTGCCTCGGTCGGACGCCGAGGTCAACCTCATCATCGTGGACCCCAAGTACCAGGGAAAAGGCCTCGGCAAGAAGCTGATAGAGAGGTTCGTCGGGGCTGCCAGGGATGCCAGATGCAGGCTCGTCACGCTGTACACGGACGACCAAGCAAGCAACTGGAGGTTCTACGAGGTCATCGGCTTCAGGAAGGTAGCCACCTTCCATGACGGCCTGACTTCGTACTTCGTCGAACGAGACGCGAAGGGAATCGTCTACGTTCTCGACGTCAAGTGA
- a CDS encoding PKD domain-containing protein has translation MDSAGEVGYDSSIAVDSNNKVHISYNDGTNDDLKYATNASGSWVIYTLDSIGNVGLYTSIVVDSNNSVHISYLDWTNGDLKYATNAGGSWACYTLDSVGSVGLFTSIAVDSNHKVHISYQDFTNDDLKYATDAGGSWAYYTLDSADDVGFDTSIAVDSNNKVHISYGDWTNDDLKYATDVGGWWTYYTLDSLGDVGYDSSIAVDSNDRVHISYHDETNAHLTYATNASGFWTFYTLDRTGSVGLATSIAVDSNSNVHISYCDYSDFSNNDLKYATNASGSWAYYTLDSVGNVGLSTSIAIDSDNMVHISYSDYTNDDLKYAYSAKADVPGFFVTMSASPKSGQAPLTVQFTSSVSGGVEPYNFSWDFGDGATNSSQNPVHTYARAGTFTVTLLVTDSVSTSGSIQEVIKVSVKHIIPGVDDAGNAAMLVVAAVAVIALVVIVVVAVLLMKRRKAAKQRELQERYLQDAAVSIEHPAETPIQHPLQEALPAHREKAPGPPETRLTSVQDKLWQLKSMREKGLISEEEYEGKTKDLLKRL, from the coding sequence AGATTCGAACAACAAGGTCCACATAAGCTACAACGATGGCACGAACGACGACCTCAAGTACGCCACCAACGCAAGCGGATCTTGGGTCATCTACACTCTGGACAGCATAGGGAATGTCGGCCTGTACACATCCATCGTGGTGGACTCGAACAACAGCGTCCACATAAGCTACCTTGATTGGACGAACGGAGACCTCAAGTATGCCACCAACGCAGGCGGATCTTGGGCCTGCTACACCCTGGATAGCGTAGGGAGTGTTGGTCTGTTCACATCCATCGCAGTAGACTCGAACCACAAGGTCCACATAAGCTACCAGGACTTCACGAACGACGACCTCAAGTACGCCACCGACGCAGGCGGATCGTGGGCATACTATACCCTGGACAGCGCGGACGATGTTGGCTTCGACACTTCCATCGCGGTAGATTCGAACAACAAGGTCCACATAAGCTACGGAGATTGGACGAACGACGACCTCAAGTACGCCACAGACGTTGGCGGATGGTGGACATACTACACTCTTGACAGCCTAGGGGATGTGGGCTACGATTCTTCCATCGCCGTAGACTCGAATGACAGGGTCCACATAAGTTACCACGATGAAACGAACGCCCACCTCACGTATGCCACTAACGCGAGCGGATTCTGGACCTTTTACACTCTGGACAGGACAGGGAGTGTTGGCTTGGCCACTTCCATCGCAGTGGACTCGAACAGCAATGTCCACATAAGCTACTGCGATTACAGCGATTTCTCGAACAACGACCTCAAGTACGCGACCAACGCGAGCGGATCGTGGGCCTACTACACTCTCGACAGCGTGGGGAATGTTGGCCTTTCCACTTCCATCGCGATAGACTCTGACAACATGGTCCACATAAGCTACAGCGACTACACGAACGACGATCTCAAGTACGCATACAGTGCGAAGGCGGACGTGCCAGGATTCTTCGTGACTATGAGCGCCAGCCCGAAGTCGGGTCAAGCTCCGTTGACAGTTCAGTTCACCTCCAGCGTGAGTGGAGGGGTTGAACCTTACAACTTCTCGTGGGACTTCGGGGACGGAGCTACAAATTCCTCTCAGAATCCTGTTCACACCTATGCCCGGGCCGGGACATTCACTGTGACTCTGTTAGTCACGGACTCAGTTTCAACTTCCGGGTCGATCCAGGAAGTGATTAAGGTCTCTGTCAAGCACATCATCCCAGGCGTTGATGATGCCGGCAATGCCGCGATGCTGGTGGTTGCGGCCGTTGCGGTGATCGCCTTGGTGGTGATCGTGGTCGTCGCAGTACTGCTGATGAAGAGACGAAAAGCTGCGAAGCAGAGAGAACTGCAGGAGCGCTACCTCCAGGACGCAGCTGTGTCGATCGAGCACCCTGCGGAAACGCCGATTCAGCATCCTCTTCAAGAAGCTCTGCCTGCACATCGGGAGAAGGCTCCCGGGCCACCTGAAACTAGACTGACTAGTGTCCAAGACAAACTATGGCAACTGAAGTCTATGAGAGAGAAAGGTCTCATCAGCGAAGAAGAATACGAGGGGAAGACGAAGGATCTGCTCAAGAGACTTTAG